In Pyrenophora tritici-repentis strain M4 chromosome 6, whole genome shotgun sequence, the DNA window TCGTTGGCGAATTTGTAGGAACAACAATGTTTCTGTTCTTCGCCTTCTCAGGCACCCAAGTCGCAAACATTGGGTCCAGTGCAGCGTCATCGGAAAACACAACCACTGGTCAGGCTTCGGGCTTCTCGCCAATTGTTCTGCTGTACATTGCCATTGTCTTTGCGTTTTCCCTCATGGTCAACGTCTGGGTTTTCTTTCGTATCTCTGGTGGCTTGTTCAACCCTGCTGTCACGTTTGCCATGTTGCTCTGCCGTGCGCTGAGCCCGATCCGCGCCTTTTTGTTGCTAGCAGCACAGATTCTGGGTAGTATCTTCGCAAGCTGGCTGGTGTCAATACTATTCCCGACGGATTTCAACGTACGAACTACGCTGGGAAGCGGCACGAGTTTGGTACAAGGAGTCTTCATCGAAGCCATCTTAACAGCCGAACTGGTCTTTACCATTTTCATGCTTGCAAAGGAGAAACACAAAGGTATGTCATCTCCCCTCGCTCTTCTTCACTCCAGGAACTAACAACCACCCCAGCAACCTTCATCGCGCCCGTCGGCATCGGCCTCGCCCTCTTCATCGCCGAACTCGTAGGCGTCTACTACACAGGCGGCAGTCTCAACCCCGCGCGCTCCTTCGGGCCCTGCGTCATAACCGGCGTCTTCGACGTCGAGCACTGGATCTACTGGATCGGGCCCGGCATGGGCGCCATCATCGCAGTCGTCTTCTACAAGATCATCAAGGTGCTCGAGTACGAAGTCGCTAACCCGGGCcaagacgacgacgataaAGACCAGGAGGAAAAAGAGGTGCTGGAGAAAGAAGCGAGACGACCGAGTGTGgatgctgctgctgctgcggaGCGGTCGTCGCCTCGCCATATGAGTATTGATGTGGAGAGGTCGGGGGCGATGGGCTCGGGTGGGGTTATGGTTatgac includes these proteins:
- a CDS encoding GlpF, Glycerol uptake facilitator and related permease (Major Intrinsic Protein Family); amino-acid sequence: MAQTSPLPQFYGQQLPDGTIIESPPPNTRTSLDSRRDLLRLPIQPHPAHIDPSMDPGSPAAAATRQSNNNLGITPMRPQRQSNAVPFSPGQQRMAYVEDYSDEDEQERVIYRRRSNRPHQKPPASYNNYAEQNSRYGPLPRNSVDQSVHPGYSSPPSKPNYEMYYPNYDDYGRRVIYTGGAGGGRPPPPPHRPESVMRLPWAIWMGSNAKNHFVAFVGEFVGTTMFLFFAFSGTQVANIGSSAASSENTTTGQASGFSPIVLLYIAIVFAFSLMVNVWVFFRISGGLFNPAVTFAMLLCRALSPIRAFLLLAAQILGSIFASWLVSILFPTDFNVRTTLGSGTSLVQGVFIEAILTAELVFTIFMLAKEKHKATFIAPVGIGLALFIAELVGVYYTGGSLNPARSFGPCVITGVFDVEHWIYWIGPGMGAIIAVVFYKIIKVLEYEVANPGQDDDDKDQEEKEVLEKEARRPSVDAAAAAERSSPRHMSIDVERSGAMGSGGVMVMTRKKSRGDRDGQGFAGRGRDVY